The Elaeis guineensis isolate ETL-2024a chromosome 5, EG11, whole genome shotgun sequence DNA segment ACGCACATCGCAGTGAACCACAGATGTGCCATCATGAATAGGGTACCACCGAACACGCTGATATCTCGAAGAACCGAAGGAAAGCGACGAAGAAGGGGTGAAGGGGGAGCCTCAACCTGGCTCAAAAGCACTCTTCATAGAGGCTAATCTGGCTCGCTGGAGGTTGGCAGACTCGATCGTCTGGCTCTGAGATTTTCAATTAAAACTCCGGAGAAATCTAGTACTGCTCGTGGAGCAAAATCACGTCTCTCTCTGTCAGCTCAAACCGAAATCCTAGTGGCGCAAAATCGGAGTTCCTAGAAGCCATTCTCCTCACAGGAAAAACAAGAAGATTCTAAAGCAGAGGACGACAGAAAAAAATAGGCGACCAAGGAAAAGATAGTCGGTAATCCTAACGGGCTATCTCatcaagggtttatatagatccaaaGATCGAATCATCTCCAGACGATTCATATCTTCAGAACTAATTATTGAAGGCATGAATCGACGAAGCGCAAGCAGATGCTTGATGCATGGCAGCCCTTGATAGGATGTGACTCCTGCCACTGATATGGCAATTAATGCTGGTAATAGGTAAGGCATACTCTGCGCCATTTTCAAAAAGACGTATGCGGACGTGCGACGGTATCCACCACATGGATACGATTGAATTCCAATTTCCTCCAAAACCTGCATAACAGGTATGAGTGGTATGGCTCGGATCGTATCTTATTATTACAGTTAAACTTAGCTCAACTCGAAATATGGCTTATGTCATTCGGAATATGTTTTACGCATCCATTCAAATACCAAGTGCCATTAGCAAAGATAAACTTTATTTATTTGCATCCAACATGATTACAAAGTTCAGGTTAAAAAAAAGAAAGCGAAAATACATCACTTCTTCAAAGCATCATCATCATGACACGCTTTGGAGCGACGTGTTTTGCTGTCGGCAACCTCTTCAGTCTAGATGGCCGCATCGACTTTGCTCAACCCAACAAAGTACCAGGATGCTCTTGCAAATCTCCCGATGCTGTCTGCTTTTACAGCCTTCAAACTTTCATCCAGGAGGTTAGCCTTCCAAAGCTCTACGTGTGCGGTAGGAAGATGCGGCTCAGCCATTGCTTTGCACCTCTCGAAGCCAGCGGAGAATGCCGACTTGCAGGCTTGGTTTATAATCTCAACTCTTCTCTTTGCCAGCCAATCCACCCTCCACTGAGCCTTCTCAGTTAAAAGCTTCTGATCCGCGAGACGGCCATGAAGAAGAGCCTCCATTTTTCTTTTATCCTTAACTTTCCTTTTCAGATGCTTCGTTTCTGAAAGAGCTGCCTGAAGCTCGGCCTGAGATATGGATGACTCCGGAGACACTTGAGTCTCTTTGGAGGTAGAGCCTCTATCCCTCTGCGATGTTTTCTCTCTGTGGCCGACCCTATCCGAGATCTTGGCCCTTTTGGTCAAGCTTTTGCTGGGGCTCCCTTAAGAACGGGCTTCGGAGGAGGTGTAGTTGCAGCCTCTCTTCCCTCAGAATATTCTCCTCAGGCGCTCTACATCGTCGTGAGCTCGGCGCTAGTCCCTCTCAGCCCTAGATCTCTGCCTCTCGAGATTTGCAATCATCCTTTCAGCCCTTCTAATCTCGTCATCACGACGATTGATTGTTTCTTGGGCTTCTTAAAGGACCTCCTCAAAAGAGTTGAGCTCTCTGATCAGTGCGATGTTGGTTCTTCCTGCCTAATCCAATTAGTACTTCAGCAAGTCAATCTCCTCTCTCACTGTTGTAAGCTCTAGTGCAAACGCATTAGAAGTAGAGCCGACAAAGCTGGTCAGATGATGCCCAACCTGCATAAAATTAGCATCAAGACTATTAGATGCCGCAAGTCGCAGGGGATAGGAAGGAGAGATTCAAAAAATCTCTTATCAAGGCAAGGGACTCGAAGGCGCTCGCCATCCGTTGCTGAGCCCCTTATTCTTCCAGGAACCatttctcgatgagagagaaaattttcCAAAAACTCCATTGCAGATTCGAGATTCTCCGCCGCAAACAAAGCAGTGGGCACAGGCTGTGAGGCTTGAGAAGCAGCCGGAAGAAGAAGATATGCAGCGGGCACTGCTTGCTCCGAAGGATTCTCGACTTCTATTACGGTAGCTAAAGCCTCTTCTGGATGACTGACAGTCTCCTTCATCCTTGTACCCTCTGCTGGAGCCTCCTCCATCAAGATCTCCTTCGCTGGAGCCTCCTCCATCAAGGTCTCCTCCGCTGGATCTCCCTCACCGGAATCCCCTCCGATAAGGCTTCCGTCGCAACCTCCAGAGGGGGGACCAAAAATTCAATGAGTGAAGGAGGATTTCATCCCCCATGGCAACAGAAGTCGATTCGATGGCCGAAGCCCCGACATCACCACCCATCGAAGCCAGAGGACCAGCCAGGAGAGCCTTGGTTTGCCTTTTTCGGGCCAATCTCAGTTCGAGCTTTTTCACAAACTTCGGATTCTTCATTCTGTCACTGGGAATCTGCTAGGAGTCTCAACAAAAATCTGGAGCAGAAAAGAATTTGTGATTGTCTTTTGGCACATCTGTAGGCCAGATTTAAAAGGAGGATGGAAGAGAAGATAGAGAACCGCCGTTTAAGGAATTAAACCCTCGAGAAAACCACCAGCCGAGTAGTCCTATCAACCATGGTCGTTCGCAACAATTCTTCGTCAGGCTGACGTCATTGAACTTAAATACAAGAGGCGCATGGAAGCATGAGCGCGCACATGCCTAGATTCGAGAAATCACTTGAGATACTACTTTCGCCTGATTCTCAAACTCAGGAGTAGAGGGATAGTATTACGATAGTATCCTGAATGCCTCGAATCTGACATGTTTTCATTGATACCTTTAATCAGCAGGCTATCCACGCAGTCGCCGACCCAAGCACAGAACTGAGGTACGTAGAGCAGAGCTATTTACCGCTGATATGTTGCACGGACTATTTGCCTTGGCCAGTCTTCCATAGCCTCAGCCGATCAGCTCCCAAGCACATGCTACAGCTGTCCACCCTGACTAGATGGGCTCAAGCGTAACCAATTCCCCTGATTTCGTAAGAGCGATTGAGGGTTGAAATATCTCGTCTGCAATGGCATATTCAACGATCCTGAAATCTCGGGATCGCACAATCTCACAACTGTTCAACCAACTGTTCGATGATATTCTATATCAACAACCAAAGCCTCGAGGACCAAGTCAAgtaatccctctcagagaactcgttgctgctttctttgttctctgaatctgacttgagcgtcggaggatcctcaCAGGAGTGAAAACCTCTTactcggacttcttttgcaggtcactccagcacTCCCTTCACATGGACCAGGCATCCGCCTTCCGACCAAGCCGAAACAAGCAGCAACACTAATGTTGGAAGATAATGGATTCCTCACATCAAAAAGATTTTGGAAAGGCCAATTTCAGTTGGCATCTTCATCCACAATACTTCAAGCATGTTAAATATGATGATGGAATTCACAACAAAGAAAGTTGATTAGCCAGCTATGACTTGATTTACCACTTCATTCCTCATAATGTAATGGATCCATAAGCAAAAGCTTGATTTGAGAAGATTGTTCATGTCGAAAAAGTGACTGACTAGTAATGGGCAAAGGAATAAAAGGGCAAGCAGGCAATGGAGATTATTTTGATGCCTTCATTTTGGGATCAAGTCAtatacatactctcaaggtgaTGGGCCCTCTGGTTAAAGTTCTCCATCTTGTTGATAGTCAAAAGAAACCAGCTATATGGGGTGCTTATATGAGGCTATGGACAGCTAAAGAAGCTATCAAGAAATCAATTAATGAGAATGAAGAGAACTACAAGGAGATCTTTGAACTTATTTGTGCAACGGATTGTCAGCTTCACAGGCCTTTGCATGCAGTAGGTCACTATTTAAATCTGGACGTCTTTCTTACAATCCAAACTTGGAGTTTGATGACAAAGTGACAAACAGATTATACACTTGCAAAATTAATTTGTACTGTTAAGTTGCAAGACAAGATCATCGATGAATTGTCGTTATTGAAGAATGCTGAAGGTCTTTTTGGTCTATCATTAGCAGTTAGATCAAGGAAGACAAGATCTcaacatatgattttttttttttttaatttactgaACTGTTTGACCATATATTAGATAGCTTAAGTTGTAATTTTTTTGTTATACTGCTGAATGGTGGCATTCACATGGAAGTTCAGCTCCCAATTTGCAGCAACTAGCAATCAACATTCTAAGGTTGACTTGTAGTGCTATTGGTTATGAACATTTTTGGAATGGCTTTTTCCACAGATCATAGGCTTGTTGATTTTGGTGATCAGCTAATCATAAACTAATACATGATCATTTACTTTAATTTACAGATTCAcaccaaaaagaaaaacaaactggaccAAAAATGCCTCATTCATTTTCTTTGATTTACTACATTCAAGCTCTCACAGCATGTTAGTATATGTGATACTACTGGCCCATCTCACTGGAAAACATTGATGAAAGTAATGAATGGTTGGTGGGGAAAATGAATGCAGATTTTGAATCTGAAGATGACTTTGGTGTTTGATAATAAACTTTGACATGGGGTGCAGTGGGAACTGCAGCTGGAGTTAATGAAGTGAGGAATACTAGGTCTCAAGCAAGAGCAAGGGCAAATGCAATAGCTCCAACTTCACAACCAGATTTCGATGAGGAGACTAATTCTGAAGAGATAGATGAGGAGAATGAAGAATCTAAATCTCGTGAAAATGAGAGCATAGAGATCTCAATTGATGATTATGATGCTTGAAGCCCTGAAAGTTCTTTAGGATGTTTGTGTTGATCTTTGAATAAATGGTCTTTGTTTCTAATGTATTTACTGAATTTGTCATCAATTAGCGCCTTGCTTTTTCTGCTGAGTTCTTTTTTGGCACCTAGCGCCACGGGCGATACAGGGGTCCTATCCCCTTGAGGGTGCTTTTTGCTTTTGATAACATTGGGCTAGTAAATATGCTTCTTAATCTAAAAGGATTAAACATAAAGTTATGAAACCATAGTTAACTACTAAGTAGGTGAGGTCAAATTTATATCCAACCTGAGACAAGGGCCATCTTATCATATTGTAAGTGCTACCGTGATGATATCATCGGAaccccaccccccaccccccgcccgcaaaaaaaaaaaaaagggagagagagagagagagggagagagagagaaggagagacaaAGCCATGTTATCTCTTCTACGCAGTCAAAgagcaaagcaaaaaaaaaaaaagggagagagagagagagagggagagagagagccatGTTATCTCTTCTACGCAGTCAAAGAGTAAAGCTGACATCAGTATGGTTAAGCATTTAATTTAAGTAAATCCAACACAGAATTCCAAATGATGCTTCTAATGATAAAAGGTATGTTTTAGACATGTTCGAATAAGATTTCACACATATACCAAAGCAGCTAAAGAAAGTAACAGTAGCAACAGAGATCTATggtaaaagaaaaaacaaaagaagtaaaaggggaaaaaaatgaaaagcatTGCAAGACTGACCGGCTCCACTGAACATATTTTGAATGCAAGCAAAGCAAGGAACAGGAAATAGGTTCACAAGGTATATCATCACTAGTTTTGTCCTGCAAGGCAGAGCACATACACATCACGCATCCATTATTCTAAAATAAAGGGCAACGTTTAGGCCTCGTTAGTATTGCTTTTATCTTCTGTTTTTTGTTTTCAAAAATCCAAGAAGAAAATGAATCAGGCTGGACAACATGTAATATGaacacctttttttctttttaattgttTGTGTAGTCTTCAGTTTTTAGAAGCAGAGATttattgttttcaaaaaaaaaaaacagtgaaaATAGAAGCAAGGAACAGCAGAATTTTATGCAAATGTTATCTTCCACGTCAAATCCCCATGTACCATTTCACTGATGTGTAGAGATAGAAAAATACAAAAATGGCAGTGACCTTGCTGCAGCTATTTGTTGTCAGCAGCCAAAGCACAAAAGGAGAGCTCATAATCTAATAAATCTGACAGCATTATAAGTGCGGCTTACCCGTGTTCCCGGACATAAGTTAAATGAGTGGATGTAAAGAGCCCAATCTGAAATCCGCAGCGGTGCACAACAGATGCAATGAAGGTGCATGTTTAACCCTAATTGAGATTTATTCAGATAAAGTCCACGATCCTGCAGTGAAAGTTAAGAAAAACAGAGGAAGACATATGAATATACACCACGCTCACTCATCTCAGTTGCTGCTACCTGGCCGGAGTGCATCAGTCAAAAATATATGAGGCCAGAAAGcaacaaaaggaaaaaataaataaatatagtgTTGGTTTGCCCACTGTATTGGAGGGAGATATCTCATGCTTGGGTATTTGATTgatgaagaaagaaaataaatgaaGAGAATAAAatatgttaatatatattaaatgttGCGATAGTTTACATTTTATGCAAagataaattatcttttattttttaatgatcaTGTAACGTATAAGTAAAATGATAATTGAAAGGAACAGGACAAATCTATTCCATTCCATAAATCTATATCACGAAAATGGTATGGAGAGATGCCCCTTCGTATTGTATATATCTAAATGTTTTGATGTTTAACAGGAATTTGGGAGGCAACCGAGGGATGTCTCTCTACTTACGTCACAGCAAAACATCACCTAAAAACATAACAAGCTCATTTATTCCGAACCATGGATCAAATTAATCCAATGACCTACGGgcggcaaaagaaaaaaaaaattgaatggtcCAATACATTTCGCAATATGCAAAGATCACAGGACAGGATGGACCATCATGATTCGTGTACCGAAGAAAGAAGATCGGACGGACCTACTACTAAAGTTCGTTGTAGCGCCCGTATCTGATAGTATGCCGCCGCAGCCAGAGCTGGTATATCACCGTGTGGAAGAGATCAAACGGACGTGGCCCAGTGCTCCAGTTGAAATGGATGCTAGCCTTGCCGCCGGCCGCCCTCATCCGTTCGTACGTCTCCCCGCACGTGCGATTCATCGCCCGCCTCACCTCGCCAGCGCCGCCGTGGAGCCCCACGAAGAGGGCGATATCGGTCCACCGCAGCACGTCGGAGAACGGCAGGTCGAGGATCGGACTGCCGGATATCACCACTGGCACGCATCCCATTGCCAGCGCGTCCCCGATCGCGAGATTGCGACGCGGGCGATCACGGTCGTAGTAGAACAAGCAGAACCTACTGACGGACATCGTCCGCAGGCGGCTCACGGGATCCGACGGCCAAGAGCTGATCAAGAAATCCGGGATCCCGCGCAACTCGTCAAGAAACTGGGAGATCGCCGGGCTCCGGGTGGCACCATCGTAGAAAGCGAAGAATTTGGAGGGTTTGGCGCTGGGGATCGGGAGGTTGGCGAGCTGAAACATAAGGGAAGGGAGTGTGAGGTCCTTGTGAGGGACAAAGCGGCCTTGGGCCGTGGGGAAGGGGGAAATCTGGATGGAGTTCTTCTTGAGCTCGACCAGGTTGCGGTCCGATTCGATGCCGAGGCCGTCGATGGCAAGGAAGAAGTGGTCCGCGCCGAGGGTGCGGTTCCAGAAGGGGTACTTGGAGCGGATGGCGCGAAGGAATCTTGCAACGGAGCGGGGTTCCTCCGAGGGGAAGGAAAGGTAGAAGAGGTGGGCGCGATGGGGGTCGGAGGTGAGGAAGGGGCTCCGGAGAAGGGAGGCATCGAAGAGGGCCGCGGCGGAGGAGGCTTCGACGAGGGCGGCGGGGTCCTTCGGAGGGGTGGGGTAA contains these protein-coding regions:
- the LOC105044539 gene encoding probable glycosyltransferase At5g03795, whose product is MAVQLLHLLLLVVFLPLCLAETSSSLYLSPSTFLPDYQKMLKSFKIFAYPTPPKDPAALVEASSAAALFDASLLRSPFLTSDPHRAHLFYLSFPSEEPRSVARFLRAIRSKYPFWNRTLGADHFFLAIDGLGIESDRNLVELKKNSIQISPFPTAQGRFVPHKDLTLPSLMFQLANLPIPSAKPSKFFAFYDGATRSPAISQFLDELRGIPDFLISSWPSDPVSRLRTMSVSRFCLFYYDRDRPRRNLAIGDALAMGCVPVVISGSPILDLPFSDVLRWTDIALFVGLHGGAGEVRRAMNRTCGETYERMRAAGGKASIHFNWSTGPRPFDLFHTVIYQLWLRRHTIRYGRYNEL